The proteins below are encoded in one region of Paracoccus sp. N5:
- a CDS encoding bestrophin family protein — MIRRSQPSLRDILFTVHGSIIPSILGRLTAIGAVSLVAVLAAGLHPGIFATISAFPFTLIGIALSVFMSFRNGTCYARWWEGRQLWGQVLTGCRGLARASAGLPPELREPLLRGLCGFAAGLAARLRGRDERAAIARWQPELSLAGRVNPTDAVLREAGARLAAALGPGGLDPIRWSVLEGHLQALSVAQAGCERIATTPVPFAYSLLLHRTALVFCLLLPFALAGSLGIWTLLPVLLVAYTFFGLDALGHQLEDPFGPTPYALPLDTLARTVEREMMEAMGTSPLPQPPAPKRQPM; from the coding sequence ATGATCCGGCGCTCGCAGCCCAGCCTGCGCGACATCCTGTTCACGGTGCATGGCTCGATCATTCCCTCGATCCTGGGCCGGCTGACGGCGATCGGGGCGGTGTCGCTGGTGGCGGTGCTGGCAGCCGGGCTGCACCCGGGCATCTTCGCCACGATCAGCGCCTTTCCCTTCACCCTGATCGGCATCGCCCTGTCGGTGTTCATGAGCTTTCGCAACGGCACCTGCTACGCCCGTTGGTGGGAGGGGCGGCAGCTCTGGGGCCAGGTGCTGACCGGCTGCCGCGGCCTGGCGCGGGCCAGCGCCGGCCTGCCGCCCGAGCTGCGGGAGCCGCTCTTGCGCGGGCTTTGCGGCTTTGCCGCCGGGCTGGCGGCGCGGCTGCGCGGCCGGGACGAGCGGGCCGCCATCGCGCGCTGGCAGCCGGAGCTGTCGCTGGCCGGCCGGGTCAACCCGACCGATGCGGTGCTGCGCGAGGCCGGGGCGCGGCTGGCGGCGGCGCTGGGGCCGGGCGGGCTGGACCCGATCCGCTGGTCGGTGCTCGAGGGCCATCTCCAGGCGCTGTCGGTGGCCCAGGCCGGCTGCGAGCGCATCGCCACGACGCCGGTGCCCTTTGCCTATTCGCTGCTGCTGCACCGCACGGCGCTGGTGTTCTGCCTGCTTCTGCCCTTCGCGCTGGCGGGGTCGCTGGGCATCTGGACGCTGCTGCCGGTGCTGCTGGTGGCCTATACCTTCTTCGGCCTCGACGCGCTTGGCCACCAGCTCGAGGATCCGTTTGGCCCGACCCCCTATGCCCTGCCGCTCGACACGCTCGCCCGGACCGTCGAGCGCGAGATGATGGAGGCGATGGGCACCAGCCCCCTGCCCCAGCCGCCGGCGCCGAAGCGCCAGCCGATGTAA
- a CDS encoding DUF2147 domain-containing protein has protein sequence MRTLAIAAALALAAGAAQAEGIDGIFQTQANDQGNIGMVQFYDCGGKYCGKLVKSFDKSGKEIASPHTGKNIVAGMNDDGGGKFSGGTIWDPGADKTYKSKMQLQGKALDVSGCIAVFCKTQHWTRVK, from the coding sequence ATGAGAACACTGGCTATCGCCGCCGCGCTGGCCCTGGCCGCAGGCGCGGCCCAGGCCGAGGGCATCGACGGCATCTTCCAGACCCAGGCCAATGACCAGGGCAATATCGGCATGGTGCAGTTCTATGACTGCGGCGGCAAATATTGCGGCAAGCTGGTGAAAAGTTTCGACAAGTCCGGCAAGGAAATCGCCTCGCCCCATACCGGCAAGAACATCGTCGCCGGCATGAACGACGACGGCGGCGGCAAGTTCTCGGGCGGCACGATCTGGGATCCGGGCGCCGACAAGACCTACAAGTCGAAGATGCAGCTTCAGGGCAAGGCCTTGGACGTGTCGGGCTGCATCGCGGTGTTCTGCAAGACCCAGCATTGGACGCGGGTGAAATAG